One Xiphophorus maculatus strain JP 163 A chromosome 10, X_maculatus-5.0-male, whole genome shotgun sequence genomic region harbors:
- the LOC102236622 gene encoding protein phosphatase 1B-like isoform X2: MGAFLDKPKTEKHSAHGDGNGLRYGLSSMQGWRVEMEDAHTAVVGLPHGLTDWSFFAVYDGHAGSRVANYCSGHLLEHILSGGTEFGSGPGSVEGVKDGIRSGFLNIDEYMRNFSDLRQGLDRSGSTAVCVLLSPTHLYFINCGDSRSVLCRDGKVGFSTQDHKPCNPREKERIQNAGGSVMIQRVNGSLAVSRALGDYDYKCVDGKGPTEQLVSPEPEVCVLERASEGDEFVVLACDGIWDVMSNEELCDFVRSRLLVCEDLEKICNSVVDTCLHKGSRDNMSVVLVCLPGAPKISEEAMKKEEELDKYLETRVEELLGNCGEEGVPDLVSVLRNIASENIPNLPPGGGLASKRSVIEAVYNKLNPHREEEGGGGEEVEDEEESEEGGGSTAAHLMEALRQFRLHHRGQYRTVLEESLASYHLRGEGTVEGAGEIRRTSDDGDEEEQTDSPRSPPPSPAPVEAEAGQDAPKPDISSD, from the exons ATGGGTGCTTTCCTGGACAAGCCGAAGACGGAGAAGCACAGCGCCCACGGTGACGGAAACGGGCTACGCTACGGTCTGAGCTCCATGCAGGGCTGGCGGGTGGAAATGGAGGATGCCCACACGGCGGTGGTGGGCCTTCCCCATGGACTCACCGACTGGTCTTTCTTTGCCGTTTACGATGGCCACGCCGGCTCGCGGGTCGCCAACTACTGCTCCGGGCACCTGCTGGAGCACATCCTGTCAGGAGGCACCGAGTTCGGATCGGGGCCCGGCTCCGTGGAGGGCGTAAAGGACGGGATCCGCTCGGGCTTTCTGAACATTGACGAATACATGCGCAACTTCTCCGACCTGCGGCAGGGCCTGGACCGCAGCGGGTCGACAGCCGTGTGCGTGCTGCTCAGCCCCACTCACCTCTACTTCATTAACTGCGGCGACTCGCGGTCCGTGCTGTGTCGAGACGGAAAGGTGGGCTTCTCCACTCAGGACCACAAGCCCTGCAACCCCCGCGAAAAGGAGCGCATCCAGAATGCTGGCGGCTCGGTCATGATCCAGAGGGTAAACGGCTCCCTGGCAGTGTCACGAGCTCTTGGGGACTACGACTACAAATGTGTGGATGGTAAGGGCCCCACGGAGCAGCTGGTGAGCCCGGAGCCGGAGGTTTGCGTGTTGGAGAGGGCGTCCGAAGGAGACGAGTTTGTGGTTCTGGCGTGCGACGGAATCTGGGACGTCATGTCCAACGAAGAGCTGTGTGATTTTGTACGATCACGACTATTGGTTTGTGAAGATCTGGAAAAGATATGTAACTCGGTGGTGGACACCTGTCTTCATAAG ggaAGCAGAGACAACATGAGCGTGGTGTTGGTGTGTTTGCCCGGAGCGCCTAAGATCTCAGAGGAGGccatgaaaaaagaagaagaattggATAAATATCTAGAAACGCGTGTTGAGG AGCTGCTGGGAAACTGTGGGGAGGAGGGAGTCCCTGACCTGGTGTCTGTCCTAAGGAATATCGCCTCAGAAAACATCCCTAACCTTCCGCCTGGTGGAGGCCTGGCCAGCAA gcGCAGTGTTATCGAGGCGGTGTACAACAAACTGAACCCTCACAGAGAAGAGGAAGGG gggggaggagaggaggtggaggatgaggaggagagtGAGGAGGGAGGTGGCAGCACAGCAGCTCATCTGATGGAGGCTCTGCGGCAGTTCCGTCTCCACCACCGGGGGCAGTATCGCACAGTGCTGGAGGAGTCTCTGGCCTCCTACCATCTGCGAGGGGAGGGCACTGTCGAGGGAGCCGGGGAGATCAGGAGGACCTCTGACGACGGCGATGAAGAGGAGCAGACCGACTCCCCGCGCTCGCCCCCGCCCTCGCCCGCTCCTGTGGAGGCGGAGGCCGGCCAAGATGCCCCAAAGCCTGATATCTCCTCTGACTGA
- the LOC102236622 gene encoding protein phosphatase 1B-like isoform X1, translated as MGAFLDKPKTEKHSAHGDGNGLRYGLSSMQGWRVEMEDAHTAVVGLPHGLTDWSFFAVYDGHAGSRVANYCSGHLLEHILSGGTEFGSGPGSVEGVKDGIRSGFLNIDEYMRNFSDLRQGLDRSGSTAVCVLLSPTHLYFINCGDSRSVLCRDGKVGFSTQDHKPCNPREKERIQNAGGSVMIQRVNGSLAVSRALGDYDYKCVDGKGPTEQLVSPEPEVCVLERASEGDEFVVLACDGIWDVMSNEELCDFVRSRLLVCEDLEKICNSVVDTCLHKGSRDNMSVVLVCLPGAPKISEEAMKKEEELDKYLETRVEELLGNCGEEGVPDLVSVLRNIASENIPNLPPGGGLASKRSVIEAVYNKLNPHREEEGSAVDLDDPY; from the exons ATGGGTGCTTTCCTGGACAAGCCGAAGACGGAGAAGCACAGCGCCCACGGTGACGGAAACGGGCTACGCTACGGTCTGAGCTCCATGCAGGGCTGGCGGGTGGAAATGGAGGATGCCCACACGGCGGTGGTGGGCCTTCCCCATGGACTCACCGACTGGTCTTTCTTTGCCGTTTACGATGGCCACGCCGGCTCGCGGGTCGCCAACTACTGCTCCGGGCACCTGCTGGAGCACATCCTGTCAGGAGGCACCGAGTTCGGATCGGGGCCCGGCTCCGTGGAGGGCGTAAAGGACGGGATCCGCTCGGGCTTTCTGAACATTGACGAATACATGCGCAACTTCTCCGACCTGCGGCAGGGCCTGGACCGCAGCGGGTCGACAGCCGTGTGCGTGCTGCTCAGCCCCACTCACCTCTACTTCATTAACTGCGGCGACTCGCGGTCCGTGCTGTGTCGAGACGGAAAGGTGGGCTTCTCCACTCAGGACCACAAGCCCTGCAACCCCCGCGAAAAGGAGCGCATCCAGAATGCTGGCGGCTCGGTCATGATCCAGAGGGTAAACGGCTCCCTGGCAGTGTCACGAGCTCTTGGGGACTACGACTACAAATGTGTGGATGGTAAGGGCCCCACGGAGCAGCTGGTGAGCCCGGAGCCGGAGGTTTGCGTGTTGGAGAGGGCGTCCGAAGGAGACGAGTTTGTGGTTCTGGCGTGCGACGGAATCTGGGACGTCATGTCCAACGAAGAGCTGTGTGATTTTGTACGATCACGACTATTGGTTTGTGAAGATCTGGAAAAGATATGTAACTCGGTGGTGGACACCTGTCTTCATAAG ggaAGCAGAGACAACATGAGCGTGGTGTTGGTGTGTTTGCCCGGAGCGCCTAAGATCTCAGAGGAGGccatgaaaaaagaagaagaattggATAAATATCTAGAAACGCGTGTTGAGG AGCTGCTGGGAAACTGTGGGGAGGAGGGAGTCCCTGACCTGGTGTCTGTCCTAAGGAATATCGCCTCAGAAAACATCCCTAACCTTCCGCCTGGTGGAGGCCTGGCCAGCAA gcGCAGTGTTATCGAGGCGGTGTACAACAAACTGAACCCTCACAGAGAAGAGGAAGGG